One region of Ammospiza caudacuta isolate bAmmCau1 chromosome 22, bAmmCau1.pri, whole genome shotgun sequence genomic DNA includes:
- the LOC131567238 gene encoding chymotrypsin-C-like encodes MLGAVCLVVLLGYAYGCGQPAVPPQLSSRVVGGEDAVAHSWPWQISLQYSRSGSWNHYCGGTLIAPKWVLTAAHCISSSLNYRVALGRQDVSEADEPGSVAVAVEKIIVHEDWDDYYVRNDIALIKLAEEVRETDTIRIACLPAAGKILPNNYPCYVTGWGSMRTNGPLATILQQALLPVVDYETCSKWDWWGSTVKKTMVCAGGDDVRSACNGDSGGPLNCQRDDGIWEVEGIASFVSSRGCNTNKKPTVFTRVSAYIDWINEKMSTN; translated from the exons ATGCTGGGAGCCGTCTGTCTCGTTGTGCTGCTGGGCTACG CCTACGGATGCGGTCAGCCGGCCGTGCCACCACAGCTGAGCTCCCGCGTGGTGGGCGGTGAAGACGCTGTAGCCCACAGCTGGCCATGGCag ATCTCGCTGCAGTACAGCCGCTCTGGATCCTGGAACCACTATTGCGGCGGGACCCTCATTGCCCCCAAGTGGGTGCTGACAGCTGCCCACTGCATCAG ctcctccctgaaCTACCGCGTGGCgctgggcaggcaggatgtGTCAGAGGCTGACGAGCCTGGttctgtggctgtggctgtggagaAGATCATCGTCCATGAGGATTGGGACGACTATTACGTTCG CAACGACATTGCCCTGATCAAGCTGGCAGAGGAGGTGCGGGAGACTGACACCATCCGTATTGCCTGCCTGCCGGCTGCTGGCAAGATCCTGCCGAACAACTACCCCTGCTATGTCACCGGCTGGGGAAGCATGAGGA CCAACGGGCCCCTGGccaccatcctgcagcaggctctgctgcctgtggtgGACTATGAGACCTGCTCCAAGTGGGACTGGTGGGGCAGCACTGTAAAGAAGACCATGGTGTGCGCCGGCGGCGATGATGTCAGATCTGCATGCAAT GGCGATTCTGGGGGCCCCCTGAACTGCCAGCGCGACGATGGGATCTGGGAGGTCGAGGGCATCGCCAGCTTTGTCTCCAGCCGGGGCTGCAACACGAACAAGAAGCCGACAGTCTTCACCCGGGTGTCTGCCTACATCGACTGGATCAACGAG AAAATGAGCACAAACTGA
- the FHAD1 gene encoding forkhead-associated domain-containing protein 1, which translates to MRAFLKSSEGCFQLKSYTTTVGSHRGADIVLQSAGVAKRHAALEFSASDNSFILQDFNSPHGTFVNSCQVQNAAVRVRPGDILSFGTAGASFELVLDGAAQMSCPPLKRHVGWSGQLQAVAEPKLQTPVSPLCLPSLQGQLPPDSLGRGAPRAPGHVPHLVLPRRPASARDRSAASATSMDTSSRTSALRPVSASFSGDGASSVGRAPSLGPHKVDLLLQGKQGEKLLEKEVGHLFGLETELKGKDVVMRDLQEEIAAMAKKLAQAAMRNEAELTQKLLTFNQELGAQTEEIKALREQINDLQKGSNQVFSHSLHKRDLEIGRLQRESEKLKKDQALTAGLVSNMQRELLQKEQKIQQLQQETEKLSKENREKGKQLAVVSAKCLRIKEEKKHELREQELISCRNRIKELQRDLQGLQGEIQKHESVQKQLAEKAKAEEELKAAWSQQAQQLREMERRERLLQSDMQRAGEQLESFKTRVMQACSPSAAGSTGKAVTEQQVIEKVRQISDENQQSHEREKSLQKELSSRLAKEKEVSANIEVFKNSLQKLQACLRSPCSSASLRGELGQLELVCLDPSVSAIRTAVVDMARGPLSWLEGAEQLLDSVGMDLHTSGKGLLAALGSLLEKSQEMAQRNQMLQEQLEKLQELQAELLQEHTKELEVKHEQDLQIKIQQIVLEKDKESKQIVESAVTEEKEKCKKSVEEEQRKIQELESHLRSMAEETAKRAEEQELTEGKLREALHELKKITAQEAVLQQQVLQQSQQLRAVQEENELQRQKLQEEVAGYREQSRQHSLTILALEDRLLEATQQQKVLEEEKAALVEKMEGLQCDAHSPAPGAWLEICPAMESHACLRKLREELAVVQGTLLEKKAVISRLSRELSETRARMSDMRGELSEEQKVELEHSQRQLKHREWEVNQLREKLSEMSSLVEEKDQALRAAAEELSQAQRRCQVLRDASQQTLENAEDAPRTPVQLSEASQREPPSALAELGAKCQGLRHEETIQRQKEGLAELRERVKMLEKRQCSGAVKSDSEPLVVWMEDLPEKIVQQRGLELEPVPVSGEKLRAGKVPDHVLNGSSFRITNSTVSLEMAEATDLGEKMYLDVIGALGSLVEMKELSGMQPLQHLPQERRAEVGLQRQKALELLYKKIRNLQVRLERKEKVLKDYEGSVEQLRQSQASLRRCQEEMSNLEDEAHREAEEKALLREALERMQLQLDQEKRLRQAAKRHKPGATKTLCSGKLKAKGCMAGAARLGRSWEQHHRDLH; encoded by the exons ATGCGAGCTTTCCTAAAGAGCTCTGAGGGGTGTTTCCAGCTGAAATCCTACACCACGACCGTCGGGAGCCACAGAGGGGCCGACATCGTCCTGCAG TCTGCAGGGGTAGCAAAGCGCCATGCAGCCCTGGAATTCTCCGCCTCAGACAACAGCTTCATCCTTCAGGACTTCAACTCCCCCCACGGCACCTTTGTCAACAGCTGCCAGGTGCAGAACGCGGCTGTCAGGGTGAGGCCGGGGGACATCCTGAGCTTCGGCACTGCCGGAGCCTCCTTCGAACTGGTGCTGGATGGGGCTGCCCAG ATGTCCTGCCCCCCCTTGAAACGTCACGTGGGGTGGAgtgggcagctccaggctgttGCAGAGCCCAAACTCCAGACTCCTGTATctcctctgtgcctgccctcgCTGCAGGGGCAGCTTCCCCCCGActccctgggcagaggggcccccagagcccctggccATGTGCCCCATCTGGTGCTGCCAAGGCGACCTGCAAGTGCCCGGGACAGGAGCGCAGCCAGTGCCACCTCTATGGACACCTCCAGCAGGACCTCTGCCCTGAGGCCAG TCTCAGCCAGCTTCTCAGGTGATGGTGCAAGCAGTGTGGGGAGAGCCCCTTCCCTGGGGCCTCACAAGGTGGATCTCCTACTGCAGGGGAAG CAgggtgagaagctgctggagaaggaagTGGGCCACCTTTTTGGTTTGGAAACAGAGTTAAAGGGGAAGGATGTGGTGATGAGAGACCTACAGGAGGAGATCGCAGCCATGGCAAAGAAACTGGCCCAGGCAGCCATGAGGAACGAGGCTGAGCTGACCCAGAAGCTGCTCACCTTCAACCAAGAGCTGGGAGCCCAAACAGAGGAGATCAAAGCCCTGAGGGAACAG ATCAATGACCTGCAGAAAGGCTCAAACCAAGTTTTCAGCCATTCCCTCCACAAGAGAGACCTGGAGATcgggaggctgcagagggaaagTGAGAAGTTGAAGAAGGACCAGGCTTTGACTGCAG GTCTGGTGAGCAACATGCAAAGAGAACTCCTGCAAAAGGAGCAGaaaatccagcagctccagcaagaGACTGAAAAACTGAGTAAGGAAAACCGAGAGAAGGGCAAGCAGCTGGCCGTGGTTTCAGCCAAG TGCTTGagaattaaagaagaaaaaaagcacgAACTCAGAGAGCAAGAACTAATCTCCTGCAGAAAT CGCATCAAGGAGCTGCAGCGGgacctgcaggggctgcagggggagatCCAGAAGCATGAGAGTGTCCAGAAGCAACTGGCTGAGAAAGCCAAG gcagaggaggagctgaAGGCAGCATGGTCCCAGCAGGCGCAGCAGCTGCGGGAGATGGAGCGCAGGGAGCGCCTGCTGCAGTCTGACATGCagagagctggggagcag ctggagtcCTTCAAGACCCGAGTGATGCAAGCCTGTTCTCCAtcagcagctggcagcacagggaaagcTGTAACAGAGCAGCAG GTGATAGAGAAGGTCAGGCAGATCTCTGATGAGAACCAACAAAGTCATGAGAGAGAGAAGAGTCTGCAGAAGGAATTAAGCTCCAGGCTTGCAAAGGAGAAGGAGGTGTCTGCAAACATCGAGGTGTTCAAGAATTCCCTCCAGAAGCTCCAG GCGTGCCTGAGGagcccctgcagcagtgccagcctgcggggggagctggggcagctggagctggtgtgCCTGGATCCCTCTGTCTCAGCCATCAGGACAGCAGTGGTGGACATGGCACGtggtcccctgtcctggctggagggtgcagagcagctcctggacaGCGTGGGGATGGACCTGCACACCTCTGGCAAAG GGCTGTTGGCTGCTCTCGGGAGCTTGTTGGAAAAGAGCCAAGAGATGGCACAGAGGAATCAGATGCTACAG GAGCAATTagagaagctccaggagctgcaggcagagctgctgcaggagcacacaAAGGAGCTGGAAGTAAAGCATGAGCAAGACTTACAGATAAAAATCCAGCAAATTGTCCTGGAAAAGGACAAGGAGAGCAAACAG ATTGTGGAAAGTGCCGTCactgaggagaaggaaaagtgCAAGAAATCTGTGGAGGAAGAACAGAGGAAGATCCAAGAGTTGGAAAGCCACCTTAGAAGCATGGCTGAG GAAACAGCAaagagggcagaggagcaggaactGACAGAGGGAAAGCTGAGAGAAGCTTTGCACGAGCTGAAGAAAATCACTGCACAAGAG GCTGTGTTACAGCAGCAggtgctccagcagagccaacagctcagggctgtgcaggaggaaaatgagctgcagaggcagaaaCTGCAAGAAGAGGTGGCAGGATATAGGGAGCAAAGCAGGCAGCATTCCCTGACCATCCTGGCTTTAGAGGACAGGCTGCTCGAGGCCACTCAGCAGCAGAAggtgctggaggaggaaaaggcagCGCTTGTGGAAAAGATGGAAG GACTTCAGTGTgatgcccacagcccagcaccaggagctTGGCTGGAGATTTGTCCTGCCATGGAGTCTCATGCTTGTCTGAG GAAACTGCgggaggagctggcagtggtgCAGGGCACACTCCTGGAAAAGAAGGCAGTTAtcagcaggctcagcagggagctgtCAGAAACAAGAGCCAGGATGTCGGACATGAGAG GGGAGCTGAGTGAAGAGCAGAAGGtggagctggagcacagccagaggcagCTGAAACACCGGGAGTGGGAAGTCAACCAGCTCCGGGAGAAGCTCTCCGAGATGTCCAGCCTTGTGGAGGAGAAGGATCAggccctgagagcagcagctgaagaatTAAG CCAAGCCCAAAGGCGCTGCCAGGTGCTGAGGGATGCCTCCCAGCAAACGCTGGAGAACGCAGAGGATGCTCCAAGGACACCAGTGCAGCTGAGTGAAGCCTCCCAGAGG GAGCCACCATCAGCCTTGGCTGAGCTTGGTGCCAAGTGCCAAGGCCTCAGGCACGAGGAAACAATCCAGCGCCAGAAAGAAGGTTTGGCTGAGCTCCGGGAGAGAGTGAAGATGCTGGAGAAGAGACAGTGCTCAG GTGCTGTGAAGAGCGATTCAGAGCCACTGGTGGTCTGGATGGAAGACTTACCAGAGAAAATAGTCCAACAAAGAGGTCTTGAGCTGGAACCTGTTCCTGTGTCGGGAGAAAAGCTGAGGGCTGGCAAG GTTCCTGACCATGTTCTTAATGGGAGCTCATTCAGGATCACCAACAGCACAGTGAGCTTGGAAATGGCTGAGGCGACAGACTTGGGTGAGAAGATG TACCTTGATGTAATCGGTGCTCTGGGAAGCCTGGTGGAGATGAAGGAGCTGTCAGGAatgcagcctctgcagcacctTCCTCAGGAGAGAAGGGCAGAAGTGGGACTGCAGAGAcagaaggccctggagctgttgTACAAAAAGATCAGGAACCTCCAGGTTCGcctggaaaggaaagaaaaagtgcTGAAAGATTATGAGGGAAGTGTGGAGCAACTCAG gcagagccaAGCTTCCCTGCGAAGGTGCCAGGAGGAGATGTCCAACCTGGAAGATGAGGCCCACagggaggcagaagaaaaggccCTGCTGAGAGAGGCTCTGGAGAggatgcagctccagctggacCAGGAGAAGAGGCTGCGACAAGCGGCCAAAAGGCACAAG CCTGGAGCCACAAAGACTCTCTGCTCGGGCAAGCTGAAGGCCAAGGGGTGCATGGCAGGTGCTGCCAGATTGGGAAGATCATGGGAGCAGCACCACAGGGACCTTCACTAG
- the EFHD2 gene encoding EF-hand domain-containing protein D2 → MAAAAEEPEGRRGRGPRPGPAPGSPAGRAVGEGSPGGGGRRVFSPAGEFREFSRRQLRDMERLFRQYDAGKDGFIDLMELKLMMEKLGAPQTHLGLKNMIKEVDEDLDSKLSFREFLLIFRKAAAGELQEDSGLHALARLSEIDVSTEGVKGAKNFFEAKAQAINEASRFEEEIKAEQEEKKKQAEELKQRKAAFKELQSTFTQ, encoded by the exons atggcggcggcggcggaggagccggaggggcggcggggccgggggccgcGGCCGGGGCCGGCGCCGGGCAGCCCCGCGGGGCGGGCGGTGGGCGAGGGCTCGCCCGGGGGCGGCGGCCGCCGCGTCTTCAGCCCGGCCGGGGAGTTCCGCGAGTTCTCCCGGCGGCAGCTCCGCGACATGGAACGGCTCTTCCGACA GTACGACGCAGGGAAAGACGGCTTCATTGACCTGATGGAGCTGAAGCTGATGATGGAGAAGCTGGGGGCTccacagacacacctgggactGAAGAACATGATCAAGGAGGTGGATGAAGACCTAGACAGCAAGCTCAGTTTTCGAGAG TTCCTGCTGATTTTCcggaaggcagcagcaggtgagcTGCAGGAGGACAGCGGGCTGCACGCCCTGGCCCGGCTCTCTGAGATTGATGTCTCCACAGAGGGGGTGAAAGGTGCCAAGAACTTCTTTGAGGCCAAG GCACAAGCCATCAACGAAGCCAGCAGGTTTGAGGAGGAGatcaaagcagagcaggaggagaagaagaagcaggcagaggagctgaaGCAGAGGAAGGCAGCCTTCAAGGAGCTGCAGTCCACCTTCACGCAGTGA